The bacterium genomic sequence TCGACATCTTTATCTTTGGAGTCGTCCCTGGCGGCCGAGATATACCGTTGCAGGTATATTAAGAACGCGATCATCATCACCGGCACCGCGGCGGCGAGGATCACGATCCCAACGATCGTCCAATTAATGGTAAAGGCACATACCAGCGCGCCGAACAACAACCCGGCAACGCGGCCGAGGTTATTGGCTTTGAAGACAAACTTCCGCTGCCGCCATATGACAAAACTGCCTCCGAGGATGAAAAGATCGCGCGCGATAATGATCAACACCACCCAGAGCGGTATGGCATGGACCGCCAGCAGGGCGATCAGGATCGCGGCAAGGCACGTTTTGTCAACGACCGGATCCAGGATCTTGCCGAATTCTGTTTCCTGGTTGAAATGCCGTGCAATATACCCGTCAAAAATGTCCGTCCCCAGCGAGATCAGCATGATGACCAGGGCTGTGATCCGGTGCTGCGTGATTATGCTGGCGATGATAAACGGCAGGAGCAGAATACGGGATGCGGTGAGGGCGTTAGCCGCGGTCCATATCCGGTTCCCCCGCCGTCCGGTCTGCAGATCAGTTGCCCCGGTTGTCATCGGCGCCTGCCTTTCTGCATGATCTCGGCCGCATGCTCGAGGGTTTTTTTCGTGATCTCTTTCCCGCCCAGCATCCGCGCGATCTCGGCGGTGCGCATATCGCCGTCCAGCTTCACGATCCGGACAAATGTCTCTTTTGTCTTTGTTTCCTTCTGGACGGCGTAATGGGTATCGGCGTACATGGAGATCTGCGGCAAATGGGTGACGCAGATGATCTGGTGCGTTTTGCTGGCCTGGGACAGCAGTTCGCCCACCGCTTCGGCGATCCGGCCTCCGATCCCGGTATCGACCTCGTCGAATATGACCGTCGGGATGCCGTCCGCCGCCGACAGGATCGTCTTTAAGCCCAGTGTAATGCGCGAGATCTCGCCGCCGGAACCGATCTTCCGCAAAGGCTTCAATTCTTCTCCGGGATTGGTCGATATGTAGAATTCCACTTCATCCTTCCCGTCTTCGTCCATATCCTTGCCGGTAAAATAAAACGCGCACTGCGCTTTTTCCATGCCCAGGTGATGCAGGACATCACCGATCTTCTTTTCCAGTGCCCGGGCAGCTGTTTTGCGCTTCTGCGAGAGTTTCTCCTGCAGTTTTATGAGCCTTGATTTTTTTTCCGCGGTTTGCTGATTCAGGGACTGGATCGCTTCGTCATAATTTTCGATCGCCGCCAGTTCTTGCCGCGAGATCTCAGCATAGGCCTGGATGTCAGCGATCGATTGACCGAACCTTTTCTTTAACCTGGTGATCGTCTCCAGCCTGCCCAGAACGTATTCCAGACGTTCTGCGGAAAAATCGATCTTCTGCTGATACTCGCATATCTCCCGGTAAACATCATCGGCAAGCGTTGATAACGATTCCATCTTCT encodes the following:
- the recN gene encoding DNA repair protein RecN; this translates as MLKHIHIKNFALMDDQAIDFEPGLTVITGETGAGKSMVVEAIAALCGEKIEDLSIRSGKDFVEISGIFEPPEPARELLKASGIEAGDDLVIRRRSERGKKQQSYVNDHVVSIGLLKDAAKKIIDLVGQYENQSLFSPHNHLLLLDHYAGFDEPLTECRTLFQNYRELLQQLTDLTAAAKVKGDRLEILRHDINEIEKANLRADEEENLLLEKSLLASGEKRSKLSAEILGLLYEGDENLYGTAARIKKLAGDLCQLDPRLNEFAKKMESLSTLADDVYREICEYQQKIDFSAERLEYVLGRLETITRLKKRFGQSIADIQAYAEISRQELAAIENYDEAIQSLNQQTAEKKSRLIKLQEKLSQKRKTAARALEKKIGDVLHHLGMEKAQCAFYFTGKDMDEDGKDEVEFYISTNPGEELKPLRKIGSGGEISRITLGLKTILSAADGIPTVIFDEVDTGIGGRIAEAVGELLSQASKTHQIICVTHLPQISMYADTHYAVQKETKTKETFVRIVKLDGDMRTAEIARMLGGKEITKKTLEHAAEIMQKGRRR
- a CDS encoding CDP-alcohol phosphatidyltransferase family protein — protein: MTTGATDLQTGRRGNRIWTAANALTASRILLLPFIIASIITQHRITALVIMLISLGTDIFDGYIARHFNQETEFGKILDPVVDKTCLAAILIALLAVHAIPLWVVLIIIARDLFILGGSFVIWRQRKFVFKANNLGRVAGLLFGALVCAFTINWTIVGIVILAAAVPVMMIAFLIYLQRYISAARDDSKDKDVEGKRGEKDINEKPV